One Caretta caretta isolate rCarCar2 chromosome 6, rCarCar1.hap1, whole genome shotgun sequence genomic region harbors:
- the LOC125629755 gene encoding olfactory receptor-like protein OLF2: MEEGNHSEATEFILSGLTDRPELQVPLFGVFLLIYGITLVGNGGMILLITIDPRLHTPMYIFLRNLSFCDLCFSLIISPKMLLNFLAESKNISYTACAVQLYLCIIFADVECLLLAVMAYDRYVAICNPLLYTVTMSRQLCNQLVAGVYAVGVVDSMINTCCTFRLSFCSSNIINHFFCDIPPLLALSCSDTHINEILIFAFTCCIQVISFLTVLLSFVYIISTILKIHSAEGRHKAFSTCSFHLTSVALYFGTLLFIYLRPSSSYSMDTDKVASVFYMLVIPMLNPLIYSLRNTEVKDSLRKAMNKLLIKS, encoded by the coding sequence ATGGAAGAGGGAAATCACTCGGAGGCGACTGAGTTCATTCTCTCAGGATTGACAGATCGTCCGGAGCTACAGGTCCCCCTGTTTGGGGTGTTCCTACTGATTTATGGTATCAccctggtggggaatgggggaatGATCTTGTTAATCACGATTGATCCCCGACTCCACACACCCATGTACATTTTCCTCAggaatttgtctttctgtgacctctgcttTTCCTTGATAATTTCCCCTAAGATGCTGTTGAATTTCTTAGCCGAGAGTAAAAACATTTCTTACACTGCCTGTGCTGTGCAACTGTATCTCTGCATCATTTTTGCAGATGTTGAGtgcctcttgctggctgtgatggcgtatgaccgttatgtggccatctgtaacccactgctcTATACAGTCACTATGTCCAGGCAGCTTTGTAAccagctggtggctggggtgtacgctgtgggggtggtggattCAATGATAAACACATGTTGTACATTTcggctgtcattctgcagctccaacatcatcaatcatttcttctgtgacatcccACCACTGTTGGCGCTCTCCTGTTCTGATACCCACATCAATGAGATTTTGATCTTTGCTTTTACATGCTGCATTCAAGTGATCAGCTTTCTGACTGTCCTCCTCTCCTTTGTCTATATCATCTCCACCATCCTGAAGATCCACTCCGCTGAGGGTCGACACAAAGCTTTCTCCACCTGCTCTTTCCACTTGACCTCTGTGGCCCTGTATTTTGGCACCCTCCTCTTCATATATTTACGTCCCAGCTCCAGctattccatggacacagacaaaGTGGCCTCAGTGTTTTACATGCTGGTGATCCCAATgttgaaccccctcatctacagcctgagaaacacgGAGGTGAAGGATTCCCTGAGAAAAGCAATGAACAAACTCCTCATCAAATCTTGA